A window of the Aquarana catesbeiana isolate 2022-GZ linkage group LG05, ASM4218655v1, whole genome shotgun sequence genome harbors these coding sequences:
- the LOC141144867 gene encoding serpin B6-like, translated as MPFKLNKNETKPVQMMFKKGKFPMTYVGDLFTKVIELPYVNNELSMFILLPDEIQDGTTGLEKLEQELTYEKFADMINPSNLDRTEVEIFLPKFKLENFFDLESVLGSLGMTDVFDIGRCDLSGMSGDRDLVLSKVVHKSFVEVNEEGTEATAATGAVIMLRCARFVPRFVCDHPFLFFIVHKQSCSVLFFGRFTSP; from the exons ATGCCCTTTAAATTGAATAAG AATGAAACCAAGCCTGTGCAGATGATGTTCAAAAAAGGCAAATTTCCAATGACCTACGTAGGAGATTTGTTCACAAAAGTTATTGAACTGCCCTATGTGAATAATGAGTTGAGTATGTTTATACTGCTCCCTGATGAAATTCAGGATGGAACCACTGGCTTGGAAAAG CTTGAACAGGAACTAACCTATGAGAAGTTTGCTGACATGATAAATCCATCTAATTTGGATAGAACAGAAGTGGAAATCTTCTTGCCAAAATTCAAGTTAGAAAACTTCTTTGACCTGGAGTCTGTACTGGGCAGTCTTGGGATGACTGATGTCTTTGATATCGGCAGATGTGATCTCTCTGGCATGTCTGGAGATCGTGACCTAGTTTTATCTAAAGTCGTACACAAATCATTTGTAGAGGTGAATGAGGAAGGTACTGAAGCGACAGCAGCCACCGGTGCTGTAATTATGCTTCGTTGTGCACGCTTTGTACCAAGATTTGTTTGTGATCATCCATTTCTCTTCTTCATCGTACACAAACAGAGCTGCAGTGTCTTGTTCTTTGGCAGATTTACTTCACCATAA